A stretch of Saccharothrix texasensis DNA encodes these proteins:
- the uvrA gene encoding excinuclease ABC subunit UvrA has translation MADRLVVRGAREHNLRGVDLDLPRDSLIVFTGLSGSGKSSLAFDTIFAEGQRRYVESLSAYARQFLGQMDKPDVDFIEGLSPAVSIDQKSTSRNPRSTVGTITEVYDYLRLLYARAGKAHCPTCGEAISKQTPQQIVDQVLAMESGTKFQVLAPVIRGRKGEYLDLFSTLQSQGYSRAKVDGVVHALGEVPKLKKQEKHDIAVVIDRLSVKASSKQRLTDSVETALRLADGLVELEFVDVPEGDPGRVRGFSEHLACPNGHPLAIEDLEPRSFSFNSPYGACPACTGIGVRKEVDPELVVPDDELSLGEGAIAPWASGQTAEYFTRLLESLGLAIGFRMDTPWRQLPARAQKAVLHGVDEQVNVRYKNRYGRERSYYANYEGVIPFLERRQEQTESEYMREKYEGYMREVPCPTCQGTRLKPEILAVTLHHGRKGDKSIAEVCAMSVSECSDFLDGLKLGKRESMIAGAVLKEIQARLHFLLDVGLNYLSLDRASGTLSGGEAQRIRLATQIGSGLVGVLYVLDEPSIGLHQRDNHKLIETLIRLRDLGNTLIVVEHDEDTIRTSDWVVDIGPGAGEHGGKVVHSGTYKELLKNKESITGAYLAGRKEIPMPAARRKVDKKRQLTVVGAREHNLRGIDVSFPLGCLVSVTGVSGSGKSTLVNDILATVLANKLNGARQVPGRHTRVRGLDQVDKLVQVDQSPIGRTPRSNPATYTGVFDHIRKLFAATTEAKVRGYQPGRFSFNVKGGRCEACAGDGTIKIEMNFLPDVYVPCEVCKGARYNRETLEVHYKGKTISEVLDMPIEEAATFFEPINAIHRHLRTLVDVGLGYVRLGQPAPTLSGGEAQRVKLAAELQKRSTGKTVYILDEPTTGLHFEDIRKLLGVINGLVDKGNTVIVIEHNLDVIKTSDWLVDMGPEGGSGGGMVVAEGTPEQVADVTDSYTGQFLREALPAEAAVS, from the coding sequence GTGGCCGACCGGCTTGTCGTTCGCGGGGCGCGCGAGCACAACCTGCGAGGGGTGGACCTCGACCTGCCGAGGGACAGCCTCATCGTGTTCACCGGGCTGTCCGGCTCGGGCAAGTCCAGCCTCGCCTTCGACACGATCTTCGCCGAGGGCCAGCGCCGCTACGTCGAGTCGCTCTCGGCCTACGCGCGGCAGTTCCTCGGCCAGATGGACAAGCCCGACGTCGACTTCATCGAGGGCCTGTCGCCCGCGGTGTCGATCGACCAGAAGTCGACCAGCCGCAACCCGCGGTCGACCGTGGGCACCATCACCGAGGTCTACGACTACCTGCGGCTGCTCTACGCCCGCGCCGGCAAGGCGCACTGCCCCACCTGCGGCGAGGCGATCAGCAAGCAGACGCCCCAGCAGATCGTGGACCAGGTGCTGGCCATGGAGTCGGGCACCAAGTTCCAGGTGCTCGCCCCGGTCATCCGCGGCCGCAAGGGCGAGTACCTCGACCTGTTCTCCACGCTCCAGTCCCAGGGCTACTCGCGCGCCAAGGTCGACGGCGTGGTGCACGCCCTCGGCGAGGTGCCGAAGCTGAAGAAGCAGGAGAAGCACGACATCGCGGTCGTGATCGACCGGCTCAGCGTCAAGGCGAGCTCCAAGCAGCGGCTGACCGACTCGGTGGAGACGGCGCTGCGCCTGGCCGACGGCCTGGTCGAGCTGGAGTTCGTGGACGTGCCCGAGGGCGACCCGGGCCGCGTCCGCGGCTTCTCCGAGCACCTGGCCTGCCCGAACGGCCACCCGCTGGCCATCGAGGACCTGGAACCGCGGTCGTTCTCGTTCAACTCGCCCTACGGCGCCTGCCCCGCCTGCACCGGCATCGGCGTGCGCAAGGAGGTCGACCCGGAGCTGGTCGTCCCCGACGACGAGCTGTCGCTGGGCGAGGGCGCGATCGCGCCGTGGGCGTCCGGCCAGACCGCCGAGTACTTCACCCGGCTGCTGGAGTCCCTCGGCCTCGCCATCGGGTTCCGGATGGACACGCCGTGGCGGCAGCTGCCCGCCAGGGCGCAGAAGGCCGTGCTGCACGGCGTGGACGAGCAGGTCAACGTCCGCTACAAGAACCGCTACGGCCGCGAACGCTCCTACTACGCCAACTACGAGGGCGTGATCCCGTTCCTGGAACGGCGGCAGGAGCAGACTGAGTCCGAGTACATGCGGGAGAAGTACGAGGGCTACATGCGGGAGGTGCCGTGCCCCACGTGCCAGGGCACGCGCCTCAAGCCGGAGATCCTGGCCGTCACGCTGCACCACGGGCGCAAGGGCGACAAGTCCATCGCCGAGGTGTGCGCCATGTCGGTGTCGGAGTGCTCCGACTTCCTCGACGGGCTCAAGCTCGGCAAGCGCGAGTCGATGATCGCGGGCGCGGTGCTCAAGGAGATCCAGGCCCGGCTGCACTTCCTGCTCGACGTCGGCCTCAACTACCTGTCACTGGACCGCGCGTCCGGCACACTTTCGGGTGGAGAAGCTCAGCGGATCAGGTTGGCAACGCAGATCGGCTCCGGGCTCGTCGGCGTGCTCTACGTGCTGGACGAACCCTCGATCGGGTTGCACCAGCGTGACAACCACAAGCTGATCGAAACCCTGATCCGGCTGCGCGACCTGGGCAACACGCTCATCGTGGTCGAGCACGACGAGGACACCATCCGCACCTCCGACTGGGTGGTCGACATCGGCCCCGGCGCGGGCGAGCACGGCGGCAAGGTCGTGCACAGCGGCACCTACAAGGAGCTGCTGAAGAACAAGGAGTCGATCACCGGCGCGTACCTGGCGGGGCGCAAGGAGATCCCCATGCCCGCCGCCCGCCGCAAGGTCGACAAGAAGCGGCAGCTCACCGTGGTCGGCGCGCGCGAGCACAACCTGCGCGGCATCGACGTGTCGTTCCCGCTCGGCTGCCTCGTCTCGGTCACCGGCGTGTCCGGCTCCGGCAAGTCCACCCTCGTCAACGACATCCTCGCGACCGTGCTGGCGAACAAGCTCAACGGCGCGCGGCAGGTCCCGGGCAGGCACACGCGCGTGCGCGGACTGGACCAGGTCGACAAGCTCGTGCAGGTCGACCAGTCGCCGATCGGCCGCACCCCGCGGTCCAACCCGGCCACCTACACCGGCGTGTTCGACCACATCCGCAAGCTGTTCGCGGCCACCACCGAGGCGAAGGTGCGCGGCTACCAGCCGGGCCGGTTCTCGTTCAACGTCAAGGGCGGGCGCTGCGAGGCGTGCGCGGGCGACGGCACGATCAAGATCGAGATGAACTTCCTGCCGGACGTCTACGTGCCGTGCGAGGTGTGCAAGGGCGCCCGGTACAACCGCGAGACCCTGGAAGTGCACTACAAGGGCAAGACGATCTCCGAGGTCCTCGACATGCCGATCGAGGAGGCGGCGACGTTCTTCGAGCCGATCAACGCCATCCACCGGCACCTGCGCACGTTGGTCGACGTCGGTCTCGGGTACGTGCGGCTGGGCCAGCCCGCGCCCACCCTGTCCGGCGGTGAGGCGCAGCGGGTGAAGCTCGCGGCGGAGCTGCAGAAGCGGTCCACCGGCAAGACCGTCTACATCCTCGACGAACCCACCACGGGCCTGCACTTCGAGGACATCCGCAAACTGCTCGGCGTGATCAACGGCTTGGTCGACAAGGGCAACACGGTGATCGTGATCGAGCACAACCTCGACGTGATCAAGACGTCGGACTGGCTGGTCGACATGGGCCCGGAAGGCGGGTCCGGCGGCGGCATGGTGGTGGCTGAGGGCACCCCGGAACAGGTCGCCGACGTGACCGACAGCTACACGGGCCAATTCCTCCGCGAAGCCCTCCCCGCCGAAGCCGCCGTGAGCTGA
- a CDS encoding RidA family protein, producing MAKTEIRTADAPTPVAAFSQGVRKGPVLQVAGQVAFDPATGAVVGDTVAEQTRQAMRNVIAVLAAGGATLTDVVMLRVYLTDTAHFAEMNAAYGEFVTDQPFPARTTVYVGLPDKLLVEIDALAVVD from the coding sequence ATGGCGAAGACCGAGATCAGGACCGCCGACGCGCCCACCCCCGTGGCCGCGTTCTCCCAGGGCGTCCGCAAGGGCCCCGTGCTCCAGGTGGCGGGCCAGGTCGCGTTCGACCCGGCGACCGGCGCCGTCGTCGGCGACACCGTGGCCGAGCAGACCCGGCAGGCGATGCGCAACGTGATCGCCGTGCTGGCGGCCGGCGGCGCCACCCTCACCGACGTGGTGATGCTCCGCGTCTACCTCACCGACACCGCCCACTTCGCCGAGATGAACGCCGCCTACGGCGAGTTCGTCACCGACCAGCCGTTCCCCGCCCGCACCACCGTCTACGTCGGCCTGCCCGACAAGCTGCTGGTCGAGATCGACGCCCTCGCCGTCGTCGACTGA
- a CDS encoding N-acyl-D-amino-acid deacylase family protein: MDIVFRGARVVDGTGAPSYRADVGVRDGRVAAIGDRLDGRRVIDADGRVLAPGFIDMHSHSDLRVLAEPDHLAKVSQGVTTEVLGQDGLSYAPVDDDVLAVLRAQLAGWNDDPPGFDWDWRSVGEYLDRLDRGIAVNAAYLVPQGTLRMLCVGYDDRPATDAELDRMRELLARSMREGALGMSSGLTYTPGMYADTAELTELCRVVGEHGGFYSPHHRSYGAGALEAYAEMVRVSRDADCPLHLAHATMNFEVNRGRAGELLDLLDRAIADGADITLDTYPYLPGATYLSALLPSWAGEGGPEATLARLSDAGTRERIRVEVEETGSDGCHGVPVDWSTIEVNGVREARNAHLVGLSIAESARRAGRPPAELYFDVLRSERLGTSCLMHVGHEDNVRAIMRHPAHTGGSDGLLVGDRPHPRAWGTFPRYLARYVRELGVLGLEECVAHLTGRAARRLRLADRGLVREGYAADLVLFDPDAVADTATFDEPRQAAAGISHVVVNGVPVLDEGGRTDALPGRSLRNHRSRA; the protein is encoded by the coding sequence GTGGACATCGTCTTCAGGGGCGCACGGGTCGTGGACGGCACCGGCGCGCCCTCCTACCGGGCGGACGTGGGCGTGCGCGACGGGCGGGTGGCCGCGATCGGCGACCGGCTCGACGGGCGGCGGGTGATCGACGCCGACGGCCGGGTCCTCGCGCCCGGCTTCATCGACATGCACTCCCACTCCGACCTGCGGGTGCTGGCCGAGCCGGACCACCTGGCGAAGGTGTCCCAGGGTGTGACCACCGAGGTCCTGGGCCAGGACGGGCTGTCCTACGCGCCCGTGGACGACGACGTGCTGGCCGTGCTGCGCGCCCAGCTGGCCGGGTGGAACGACGACCCGCCCGGCTTCGACTGGGACTGGCGGTCGGTCGGCGAGTACCTGGACCGCCTCGACCGGGGCATCGCGGTCAACGCCGCCTACCTCGTGCCGCAGGGCACGCTGCGGATGCTGTGCGTCGGCTACGACGACCGGCCCGCCACCGACGCCGAGCTCGACCGGATGCGGGAACTGCTGGCGCGGTCGATGCGCGAGGGCGCGCTGGGCATGTCGTCCGGCCTGACCTACACCCCCGGCATGTACGCCGACACCGCCGAGCTGACCGAGCTGTGCCGGGTCGTCGGCGAGCACGGCGGCTTCTACAGCCCGCACCACCGCAGCTACGGCGCGGGCGCGCTGGAGGCGTACGCCGAGATGGTGCGCGTGTCCCGGGACGCCGACTGCCCGCTGCACCTCGCGCACGCCACGATGAACTTCGAGGTCAACCGGGGTCGTGCGGGCGAGCTGCTCGACCTGCTCGACCGGGCCATCGCGGACGGCGCCGACATCACCCTCGACACCTACCCCTACCTGCCCGGCGCGACGTACCTGTCGGCGTTGCTGCCGAGCTGGGCGGGCGAGGGCGGCCCGGAGGCGACCCTGGCCAGGCTGTCCGACGCGGGCACGCGCGAGCGGATCCGGGTCGAGGTCGAGGAGACCGGCTCCGACGGCTGCCACGGCGTGCCGGTCGACTGGTCCACCATCGAGGTCAACGGCGTGCGCGAGGCCCGCAACGCGCACCTGGTCGGGTTGTCGATCGCCGAGTCCGCGCGGCGTGCCGGGCGTCCGCCGGCCGAGCTGTACTTCGACGTCCTGCGGTCCGAGCGGCTGGGCACCTCGTGCCTGATGCACGTCGGCCACGAGGACAACGTCCGCGCGATCATGCGGCACCCGGCGCACACCGGCGGCAGCGACGGCCTGCTCGTCGGCGACCGGCCGCACCCGCGCGCGTGGGGCACGTTCCCCCGCTACCTCGCCCGGTACGTGCGCGAACTGGGCGTGCTGGGGCTGGAGGAGTGCGTGGCCCACCTGACCGGGCGGGCCGCGCGGCGGCTCCGGCTGGCCGACCGGGGGCTCGTCCGCGAGGGCTACGCCGCCGACCTCGTGCTGTTCGACCCCGACGCGGTCGCCGACACCGCGACGTTCGACGAACCCCGGCAGGCCGCCGCGGGCATCAGCCACGTCGTCGTCAACGGGGTGCCCGTGCTCGACGAGGGCGGGCGGACCGACGCCCTGCCCGGCCGTTCCCTGCGAAACCACCGGAGCCGCGCGTGA
- a CDS encoding sugar kinase, translating to MRFDLPGGVVCLGETMAVLVPAEPGPARAARTWTRAIGGAESNVAIHLARLGVRSRWVGAVGDDAFGGAVLDAVSGAGVDVTGVRVDPDRPTGLYVKEADAAGSPVRYYRRGSAASAMGPDALDRMAWDDVALVHVSGITAALSDSCLDLLRAVLRRPRATPVSFDLNWRPALWHDRDPSVLRELADAADVVLAGSDEAHAVWGVGDPAELRALLPGPTTLVVKHGAQGATVLEGGTSTFQPGLRVDVVEPVGAGDAFAAGYLAAHLAGEPPARRLRVGHLLAASALLTREDVGESLPPAVTVPLLDADSRTWAAAHLRRRR from the coding sequence ATGCGGTTCGACCTGCCGGGCGGCGTGGTGTGCCTGGGCGAGACCATGGCGGTGCTGGTGCCCGCCGAACCCGGCCCGGCGCGCGCGGCGCGCACCTGGACCCGGGCGATCGGCGGCGCCGAGTCCAACGTGGCCATCCACCTGGCCCGCCTCGGCGTGCGCAGCCGCTGGGTGGGCGCGGTGGGCGACGACGCGTTCGGCGGCGCGGTCCTCGACGCGGTGAGCGGCGCGGGCGTGGACGTCACCGGCGTGCGCGTCGACCCGGACCGGCCGACCGGCCTCTACGTCAAGGAAGCCGACGCCGCGGGCAGCCCCGTGCGGTACTACCGGCGCGGCTCGGCGGCGTCCGCGATGGGACCGGACGCGCTGGACCGGATGGCCTGGGACGACGTGGCCCTGGTGCACGTCAGCGGCATCACCGCGGCGCTCTCGGACAGCTGCCTGGACCTGCTGCGGGCCGTCCTGCGCCGACCGCGCGCCACGCCCGTGTCGTTCGACCTGAACTGGCGGCCCGCGCTGTGGCACGACCGCGACCCGTCCGTGCTGCGGGAGCTCGCCGACGCGGCGGACGTCGTGCTCGCCGGCTCCGACGAGGCGCACGCCGTGTGGGGCGTCGGCGACCCGGCCGAGCTGCGGGCGCTGCTGCCCGGCCCGACGACGCTCGTGGTCAAGCACGGCGCACAGGGCGCGACCGTGCTCGAAGGCGGCACGTCGACGTTCCAGCCCGGCCTGCGCGTGGACGTCGTGGAACCCGTCGGCGCGGGCGACGCGTTCGCCGCCGGCTACCTCGCCGCGCACCTCGCCGGCGAGCCACCGGCCCGGCGACTGCGCGTCGGGCACCTCCTGGCCGCCTCCGCGCTGCTCACCAGGGAGGATGTCGGCGAGTCGCTGCCGCCCGCGGTGACCGTGCCACTGCTGGACGCCGATTCCCGCACGTGGGCCGCCGCACACCTGAGGAGACGTCGATGA
- a CDS encoding IclR family transcriptional regulator, translating to MSQSLDRALTLVGELATGPKTLDELSGVIDVHKSTAMRLLRTLESHRFVQREGVHHYRLGTALFDLANRALEERDVRRSAENALRDLNARTGYTVHLASYEDGEVIYIDKYDSTHPMRMYSRIGRRAPLHCTAVAKVLLSDLPEPRRREVARSIDYVPLTANTITTPDAYLAELDRVRAAGYAVDNAEHEDFIHCVAAPVRGARGEVVAAVSMSVPKVLLDYDGLLGHLPDLLATARAASVECGWSPRD from the coding sequence ATGAGCCAAAGCCTGGACCGGGCGCTGACCCTGGTGGGGGAACTGGCCACCGGGCCCAAGACGCTGGACGAGCTGTCGGGCGTCATCGACGTGCACAAGTCGACCGCCATGAGGCTGCTGCGCACGCTGGAGTCGCACCGGTTCGTGCAGCGCGAGGGCGTGCACCACTACCGGCTCGGCACCGCCCTGTTCGACCTGGCCAACCGGGCGCTGGAGGAGCGGGACGTGCGGCGCAGCGCCGAGAACGCCCTGCGCGACCTCAACGCCCGCACCGGCTACACCGTCCACCTCGCCTCCTACGAGGACGGCGAGGTCATCTACATCGACAAGTACGACAGCACCCACCCGATGCGGATGTACTCGCGCATCGGCAGACGGGCCCCGCTGCACTGCACCGCCGTGGCCAAGGTGCTGCTGTCGGACCTGCCCGAGCCGCGCCGCCGCGAGGTCGCCCGGTCCATCGACTACGTGCCGCTGACCGCGAACACCATCACCACCCCCGACGCCTACCTGGCCGAGCTCGACCGCGTCCGCGCCGCCGGCTACGCGGTCGACAACGCCGAGCACGAGGACTTCATCCACTGCGTCGCCGCGCCCGTCCGCGGCGCCCGCGGCGAGGTCGTCGCGGCCGTGTCGATGTCCGTGCCCAAGGTGCTGCTGGACTACGACGGCCTGCTCGGCCACCTGCCCGACCTGCTCGCCACCGCGCGAGCCGCCTCCGTCGAGTGCGGCTGGTCGCCGCGCGACTGA
- a CDS encoding SRPBCC family protein, protein MPLNSYRFRSVWSVESTPERAFEVLADLGSYPSWWPQVRAAHRVADEVAELRCRSVLPYDLVFQARHNAREPGVGLLRADLVGDLDGTASWRIFAEGAGSRLVYEQEVVVRKRLLRRLSVVARPLLLANHELMMRSGQRGLRTYLAGFHAALGEG, encoded by the coding sequence ATGCCGCTGAACTCGTACCGCTTCCGCAGCGTCTGGTCGGTGGAGAGCACACCCGAGCGGGCGTTTGAGGTGTTGGCCGATCTGGGCAGCTATCCGAGCTGGTGGCCGCAGGTGCGTGCGGCCCATCGGGTCGCCGACGAGGTGGCCGAGCTCCGGTGCCGTTCGGTGCTGCCGTACGACCTGGTGTTCCAGGCGCGCCACAACGCGCGGGAGCCGGGGGTGGGGTTGTTGCGCGCGGACCTGGTCGGGGATCTCGACGGGACGGCGAGTTGGCGGATCTTCGCCGAGGGTGCCGGGTCGCGGTTGGTCTACGAGCAGGAGGTCGTGGTGCGCAAACGGTTGCTGCGGCGCCTTTCGGTCGTCGCCCGGCCGTTGCTGCTGGCCAACCACGAGCTGATGATGCGCAGCGGCCAGCGGGGGTTGCGCACGTACCTGGCCGGGTTCCACGCGGCGTTGGGGGAGGGGTAG
- a CDS encoding GntP family permease: protein MIDWLQHTTGGLLTLSALSIALLLAMIIRWKVEPFIALLIVGLLVALAAGLPVETLVGSAQKASESLVEKGFGGILGHVAAIIGLGTLLGSILEASGGAEVLTRSLLRAFGENRAPLAMGLAGLIFGVPVFFDIGIFVLAPLVYVAAKRSGRSIVLYAMPLLAGLSVMHAFMPPHPGPVAAAGLLGVELGWIIIMALAVALPAWFIGGVLFSAWMGKRLHVPVPEEMLAAAAKTRDDQTEGEPPLSLVLGIIAVPLVLILAGTFGSILLPKGSTVLGVFTFFGTPAVALTIAVLLAFWLLGSRRGMTRAQVTELSAASLRPVAMILLVVGAGGFFGAVLSATGVGKVLATSLADIGLPVIALSYVISCGMRIAQGSATVAIVTTTGIVAPVVADLDYSQPQLALLVMSIAAGSIIASHVNDGGFWIVSRYFGLSVKETLQTWTVLETILSVVGFVVAALLSLVV from the coding sequence GTGATCGACTGGTTGCAGCACACCACCGGAGGGCTGCTGACGCTGTCCGCGCTCAGCATCGCCCTCCTGCTCGCGATGATCATCAGGTGGAAGGTCGAGCCGTTCATCGCGCTGCTCATCGTCGGCCTGCTCGTCGCGCTCGCCGCGGGCCTGCCCGTGGAGACGCTGGTCGGTTCGGCGCAGAAAGCGTCGGAGTCGTTGGTGGAGAAGGGCTTCGGCGGCATCCTCGGGCACGTCGCCGCGATCATCGGCCTCGGCACGCTGCTCGGCTCCATCCTGGAGGCGTCCGGCGGCGCGGAGGTGCTGACCCGGTCGCTGCTGCGGGCGTTCGGCGAGAACCGCGCCCCGCTGGCCATGGGCCTCGCCGGGTTGATCTTCGGCGTGCCGGTGTTCTTCGACATCGGCATCTTCGTGCTCGCTCCCCTGGTCTACGTGGCGGCGAAGCGCAGCGGCCGGTCGATCGTGCTCTACGCGATGCCGCTGCTGGCGGGACTGTCGGTGATGCACGCGTTCATGCCGCCGCACCCCGGGCCCGTCGCGGCGGCCGGGCTGCTCGGCGTCGAACTCGGCTGGATCATCATCATGGCGCTCGCCGTGGCGCTGCCCGCGTGGTTCATCGGCGGCGTGCTGTTCTCCGCGTGGATGGGCAAGCGGCTGCACGTGCCCGTGCCGGAGGAGATGCTGGCCGCCGCGGCGAAGACGCGGGACGACCAGACCGAGGGCGAGCCGCCGCTGTCGCTGGTGCTGGGCATCATCGCGGTGCCGCTGGTGCTGATCCTGGCGGGCACGTTCGGCAGCATCCTGCTGCCCAAGGGCTCCACCGTGCTCGGCGTGTTCACGTTCTTCGGCACGCCCGCGGTGGCGTTGACGATCGCCGTGCTGCTCGCGTTCTGGCTGCTGGGTTCCCGGCGCGGGATGACGCGGGCCCAGGTGACCGAGCTGTCCGCCGCGTCGCTGCGGCCGGTGGCGATGATCCTGCTCGTGGTCGGCGCCGGCGGGTTCTTCGGCGCGGTCCTGTCCGCGACCGGGGTCGGCAAGGTGCTCGCCACGTCGCTGGCCGACATCGGGCTGCCGGTGATCGCGCTGTCGTACGTGATCAGCTGCGGGATGCGCATCGCGCAGGGCTCGGCCACCGTCGCGATCGTGACCACGACCGGGATCGTCGCGCCCGTGGTGGCGGACCTGGACTACTCGCAGCCGCAGTTGGCGCTGCTGGTCATGTCGATCGCGGCGGGCTCGATCATCGCCTCGCACGTCAACGACGGCGGGTTCTGGATCGTGTCCCGCTACTTCGGCCTGTCGGTGAAGGAAACCCTCCAGACGTGGACCGTGCTGGAGACCATCCTGTCCGTGGTCGGCTTCGTCGTCGCCGCACTGCTCAGCTTGGTCGTGTAG
- a CDS encoding amino acid deaminase: MDLDAVAALRDERVDWRFKGLPADAFGATIGDVAARRLDLFTDGFVGPLVVLDAAALEHNLATMARWCADHGVLLAPHGKTTMAPQLFARQLAHGAWGITAANTSQLRVYRAFGVRRVLLANQLVDPAGLRWLAAELAADDTFEFTCWVDSVAGVARMTEALGAVARPVDVLVELGARGGRTGARDQATASEVARAAAASPSLRLVGVGGYEGALAHDASPEARSVVDGYLTSLRDLAIALRDLFDVDEPIVTAGGSAYFDQVAAKLTEPWPFPVRPVLRSGAYITHDDGFYRGISPLGRTPGAQPFRSALRAWAQVTSRPQPDLALLTLGKRDASFDEGLPEPQVVRGRDGVERPFSAEVTALNDQHAFVRLSGDDVEVGDWVGLGLSHPCTVFDKWPLIPVVDGTTVVDLVRTYF; encoded by the coding sequence GTGGATCTCGACGCTGTGGCCGCCCTCCGCGACGAGCGGGTCGACTGGCGGTTCAAGGGCCTGCCCGCCGACGCGTTCGGCGCCACGATCGGCGACGTGGCGGCCCGCCGGCTCGACCTGTTCACCGACGGCTTCGTCGGCCCCCTGGTCGTGCTGGACGCCGCCGCGCTGGAGCACAACCTCGCCACCATGGCCCGCTGGTGCGCCGACCACGGCGTGCTGCTGGCCCCGCACGGCAAGACGACCATGGCCCCGCAGCTGTTCGCCCGCCAGTTGGCGCACGGCGCGTGGGGCATCACCGCCGCCAACACCAGCCAGCTGCGGGTCTACCGGGCGTTCGGGGTGCGGCGGGTGCTGCTCGCCAACCAGCTCGTGGACCCCGCCGGGCTGCGCTGGCTGGCCGCCGAACTGGCCGCCGACGACACGTTCGAGTTCACCTGTTGGGTCGACTCCGTCGCCGGGGTGGCGCGGATGACCGAGGCGCTGGGCGCGGTCGCGCGGCCGGTCGACGTGCTGGTCGAGCTCGGGGCGCGCGGCGGGCGGACCGGCGCGCGCGACCAGGCCACCGCGTCGGAGGTGGCGCGGGCCGCCGCCGCCAGCCCGTCGCTGCGCCTGGTCGGCGTCGGCGGCTACGAGGGCGCGCTGGCGCACGACGCGTCACCCGAGGCGCGCTCCGTCGTGGACGGCTACCTGACCTCGTTGCGGGACCTGGCGATCGCGCTGCGGGACCTGTTCGACGTGGACGAGCCGATCGTCACCGCCGGCGGCAGCGCCTACTTCGACCAGGTGGCGGCGAAGCTCACCGAACCGTGGCCGTTCCCGGTGCGGCCGGTGCTGCGCAGCGGCGCGTACATCACCCACGACGACGGGTTCTACCGCGGCATCTCGCCCCTGGGCCGCACGCCCGGCGCGCAACCGTTCCGCAGCGCGCTGCGCGCGTGGGCGCAGGTCACCTCACGGCCGCAGCCGGACCTGGCGCTGCTGACGCTGGGCAAGCGGGACGCGTCGTTCGACGAGGGCCTGCCCGAGCCGCAGGTCGTGCGCGGCCGCGACGGCGTCGAGCGCCCGTTCTCCGCCGAGGTCACCGCGCTCAACGACCAGCACGCGTTCGTCCGGCTGTCCGGTGACGACGTCGAGGTCGGCGACTGGGTCGGCCTCGGCCTGTCCCACCCCTGCACGGTGTTCGACAAGTGGCCGCTGATCCCCGTGGTCGACGGCACCACCGTCGTCGACCTGGTCCGCACCTACTTCTAG
- a CDS encoding maleylpyruvate isomerase family mycothiol-dependent enzyme, producing MSFADAAQVRSAQTSVPAPREQSAAVQDAVAGLAEVDRATGVLYEVVAALDLSALRGPSLLPGWSRAHVVTHIARNADALVNLLTWAKTGVEHQMYPSAADRDADIAEGAGRLPQLLRADLDAACQRFAVAARELPATAWEAEVAHPKSGPFLAHRVPWLRLREVWFHLVDLDGGVGFDDLPPELLEHFLEDAVGQYADRADTPSVLVEAVFPDGGQRSWALTGADGATSPAVGGAAADVLAWLTGRHSGARLNGTAPTLPKWL from the coding sequence ATGAGCTTCGCTGATGCCGCCCAGGTCCGATCCGCCCAGACGAGCGTACCCGCGCCCCGCGAGCAGTCGGCCGCGGTCCAGGACGCGGTCGCCGGGCTCGCCGAGGTCGACCGGGCGACAGGCGTGTTGTACGAGGTCGTGGCGGCTTTGGACCTCTCCGCGTTGCGCGGTCCGAGCCTGCTGCCGGGGTGGAGCCGGGCGCACGTGGTGACGCACATCGCGCGCAACGCCGACGCCCTGGTGAACCTGCTCACGTGGGCGAAGACGGGCGTCGAGCACCAGATGTACCCGAGCGCGGCCGACCGCGACGCCGACATCGCCGAGGGCGCGGGCCGGTTGCCGCAGCTGCTGCGGGCCGATCTGGACGCGGCGTGCCAGCGGTTCGCCGTGGCCGCCCGGGAGCTGCCGGCCACGGCGTGGGAGGCGGAGGTCGCGCACCCGAAGTCGGGTCCGTTCCTGGCGCACCGGGTGCCGTGGCTGCGGCTGCGGGAGGTGTGGTTCCACCTGGTCGACCTCGACGGGGGCGTCGGGTTCGACGACCTGCCGCCGGAGCTGCTGGAGCACTTCCTGGAGGACGCCGTCGGCCAGTACGCCGACCGGGCCGACACGCCGTCGGTGCTGGTGGAGGCGGTGTTCCCGGACGGTGGTCAGCGCAGCTGGGCGTTGACCGGGGCGGACGGTGCGACGTCGCCCGCGGTGGGCGGCGCGGCGGCGGACGTGCTGGCGTGGCTGACCGGGCGCCACAGCGGCGCCCGGCTGAACGGGACGGCGCCGACGCTGCCCAAGTGGCTCTGA